atatatatatatatatatatatatatatagttttgtataaatattatttctgcatttttttattgagttACGTCTTATCAAGAAAattcatatatattaatttcaatttaaaaaataaattgttttaatataattcataaattttattaaatttgaattattttcaatAGTGTTTACATTAAAagttatttactttataaaaaataaaaaagccactTTTTAAATGAAACGTCATGTGACAGTACGTAGCATTTAGCACtgcataacaaaaataactgtatGTCTTCCaaagtaataaacaataaactgcGCAGTATATTTAGTAAACGTTTTCATTCTTTACTGACTCTGAACTTGTAAACAGTGATGCACGTGTTTGCAAACACAGTAATGTTCTTGATGAAGAAAGATGAATAATGCATTACCTTTACATTTCCTCCAAGCATTCTCCTCCACCCACTGCACTCTGGGTAATCCCTTCAGCAGACTCAACAGGTAATTCACCACAGTGTCTTTGTGCTGGGAAAGACACATATCATACACCAATCATGGGTTACAAACGTGAAAACTTTATAAAATGACAGACTAGATCAGAACATACTCGCAAATCAAATCCAAAATCTATTCATATAGAAATcagatgcttcaaaaaaaaaaaagaaaaccaaattatAATGCATACATTGTTCGTGCAGAGAAATTATGCAGCCTACATGAACAAAACaatcctttgtgtgtgtgtgtgtgtgtgtgtgtgtttaaagtggcttaaaggaatagtgtactaaaaatatatatatattattgaggtCATCCAACATGTaggtgagtttgtgtcttcatcaggtttgtagaaatgtagcactgcatcagtgtctcatcaatggatgctctgcagtgaatgggtgccgtcagaatgagagctgataaaaacccTAATTTTATTCCCTAAAATAGCACCCACAACTGCACTGGTGCTAATAATCACCTGTAAATCAGACTCGACCAGGAACACGGCCAGAGCGATGACAGCGTCCCTGCGACGAACATCCAGAGTGAAGACGCCTCGGCTGTCACACGGACACATGCACAATAACTTCTGCACCTGATGAAAGACACACGCTTTCAGTCTGCTTTTCACAGACACAAATCTGCTGATAAACATCTCAAGTTAACCAACCGAGGATTTGAGCAAACTGATCTGGCATCTGAACTAGAACAACCTGTTCATGCTTCGagagcatgcatgtgtgtgtgtgtgtgtggggaaaTCAGCTGCTCGTAGATGTTTGCCTGCAGTGCGCTAATGCATGAGAAAGCTAATGCAAGATCATCGGTCATGTGGCAATGCATTTCACAAGAGCGCAAGAGGAAGTCTACACCTGCTGCTGTTGCATTAATGCTATAACAGAGTCTGAGCAAATGtgtggaaaagaaagaaaagctttCATCGGCGCTGTGAGCTCGAGCTGGCACCACTTAGCGCCTGTTAAAGCCTCTGGACACGTGACAGCTCTGACGCATCTGTTTTATAaaccaaatacattttacaaaatgttacaaatatccAAAACTGTTGTAGTTTCAGAACATGTGTAACGCATTTATTCAGTTTAACCAATAAAAGTACCATGATAatgtttctttttgttgttgtttgttttgtttttttattgtgtttcatgtttccaaatgattcaaaaatactgaaaaaaaaaatcttgcttagtatttttgttttccagGACAGATttctaaacattcttgaatcaataTACATTTTCCTGAGAAGCAaagtcttgtttttattttcttggttttttttatgaattgagTTCATCCTAAAGAACAGTGTTATAATAATTAacttaaaccatttttttaattgatacttgaaacataataaataataaaataatataaaatcttaaaaaaatgttttgttataactgcaaaaagcaacatttatcatttccatttaatttaacttgatgtactaaaataactaaaattaacaaatatattaatataacaattaatacaattaaaatgtataaaattattacaaaattactgtcaaatttttcatttacatttcaattttaaaattataatttaaaatgtaaaattccaaaaataaaagaactctatactatactatataaaatatgatagtatctcaattataataaaataacactgcataaaaataataataataacttaattcaaaggaaaaacaagaaaagaaccagaaaacattttttaatcaaaaactcacttcattttgatgcaACATTGTAAGTCAACTtgtttctcaagtaaatgcatctttatCTAATACTATTTAATAGACATGCAATACTTCAATATTGTGATATTGTATTTCAATgcaattattaatattgtttatttatcaaatatCATAGTAAATGAATCATGTATGTTATATatcagataaataaaatatgacagcaaaagtgaaacaaaacagATGAACTCGGTGCAAACACACGGTTCGTGCTGCAGTTGTTGCAGCTTGTGACTGACACCTGTCGCGCATCACAACAAACGCGGCGCGTCAAGAGCGCAGTGAAGAGCGTctgttgtgtgtgcgtgtgtgtgtgtgtgtgtttgtgtcttgtgTTGTGTCTTGTGTTGTACCTTCTCGACGGGAGCCGGTCGGTGCGCTGCCAATGAACGCGCGAGCGACAGAACCGTGTTGAAATAGAACTCGCGCGTTCCGCCGCGCGTCACCATGATCCACGAGAAGCGTCGAAACACACGGACGAAGAAGATCCTGCAGCCGCTCGTGATGAAGAAAACCACTGCAATACGGAGAGTGTGAAGGCACAAATAACATCCGATGAAGAAGGAGGCGTGTCTCCAGTAACGCATCATCACTAGATAGTTGATCTTATTGGCTCGCGCAGctgatgaatatttatttattttgtttatttgtgttttatgtttatattgtGTTTATGTTAATTAATGAAAGAATGGTTAATAACTATAacagcataataataattaaataaacaataataataattaataatatttacttgTGGTTATATATTACGtttatcaataattatttataaaattacatttataattgtttttatcattaattagcaatattaataataacaattattattattggcagaAGTATAttgttatgtattatatatattaataattatcatttatacattttgttgttgtatttttgtaatatgaatatttataaataaatgtgtataatgtTAATTCATGAAAGAATGGTTAATAAAAatcaatgcataataataatattaatactaaatatattatttgtattattatgtatcagttaataataataattagtagtataGTAGTAGCAAAAGTtataaattatgtacattaataataacaataataacaaaataataacaatattaatacattataataacaataattagtagttataataatagtataagttgtataaaataataataataataatgatacatgtgttattattattattattatgtaacaatattaacaattaataataattattattagttcagTTGTAGTAATAGAATATATTatgtacattaataataacaatagtaatcattatttttaataataataataataacaatatcatatcataatttgtgtgtgtgtgtgtgtgtgtacattaataattaattactaattattataataattagtaattaataataataataacaatataaatacataataatatttagtagtagtaatagttttagttatataataataataataataggctaataattaaTTTTGGAATGGGAATAACTTACAAACAGTTGATATGTTTATTTGAGTTCGAATCCAAAACGTCCGAAACAAAGcgttacaaataaaaacaacaaaacgtGAACGTGGGCGGAAACAGGCGCGTCAGAGGCGGAGCTCTCTGACGTCACAACAACACTAGCGGAAGTAGAGGCGTCAGCTGACGGCGGGAGAAACATATCAGCCTCCAGCGCTCAAAGGTACGCTTTTATTTGCAATGTTTGCAATATAtcgtatttttaatcaaacagaCAGAGCGAAACTGTTCTGGTAGAtgatttaggttttatttaaaGTCTGTTTTTAGGCAGCATTCAGCACCGGAGACCGATAACAAACACAAGTTTcaatattactccagtcttcagtgtcacgtgatcttcataAATCATAATatactaaaaaaaatgtttgcgtctaaatatttgtattttctttctttcttcaaaaaGAACAGACTTAATTTAACATAGAAagcttttctaacaatataagtctTTATGAACACATCCCTcgctgaatgaaagcattcatttatttcaaaaagaaaaaaataactgacGCCAAacgtttgaaaatatttttcttttgaataaatgctgttctttttattcatcaaaaaatcctgaaaaaaaaatattaagcagcaaaacttaGCATATTGTTATGATTTTTGAAGATcacgtgacattgaagactggaggaatgatgctgatgaaaatccagctttgatcacagaaataaattttattttaaagtacattaatatagaaaaaacattattttaaatggtaaaaatatttcacaattttgctgttttttctgtatttctgatcaaataaatgcagctttgatgagcagaagaaatgtttaaaaaaatcttactgatccaaaCTTTTAATTGgcagtgtgtaatatatatatatatataatgactagTCAATGTTCAGCAGCTCACCTCTCTCTGTTTGTCATCTCACTCAAGCAAGGATGTCTGCCTACCCCAAATCCCACAATCCTTTCGCcgccgatgatgatgatgaagaggtcTCGAAGCCTCGGAGAGGCTTTAACTTCGACGACGATCCGGAGGAGAGTTCTCTGAGTCCTGCGGAGAGACGGCAGAGACAGCTGCAGCAGGAAGTGATGCGTACAGCGCAGTCAGCCGTGGACAGCAGCCACCGCTCGCTCGGACTCATCTACGAATCAGAGAAAGTCGGAGCCGAGACGGCGGAGGTGAGAGGAAGCACCTCAGAGTATTTCGTCTCTCACTGCTGTTTGGTTGAAACGTCTGTGTTGTCCTCCACAGGAGCTGATTCGTCAGGGTGAGGCTTTGAAACGGACAGAGAAGATGATTGATAACATGGAGCAGGACATGAGGACGAGCCAGAGGCACATCAACACTATTAAGAGTGTGTGGGGCGGCATGCTGAACTACTTCAAAGGCAAACCTGAACCTCCTAAACCTGCTCAAAGGGAGCAGCCCGTGTGCTACGAGGCCAACAGCAGGTCAGAAGAAACACTCACCACCAcacgtctcttctgctcaccaagcctgcatttattagatcacaAACATAGCAAAAgcagtaaaactgtgaaatatttttactatttaaaagaaCCACTTTCTATGTCAGTATATagcaaactgtaatttatttctgtgatgctccgctgtattttcagcatcattagtctactcttcagtgtcacatgatcacatgatgctgaaaatacagctgtgcatcacagaaataaattacagtttgctatattttcaaatagaaagcggttattttaaatagtaaaaatatttcacaatattacagcttttgctgtgtttgtgatcaaataattgcaggtttggtgagcagaagagacttctttaaaaaacattaaaaatctgttGACTGGTAGTGTACGTTTTCATGTTTACCAATTTAATTTTTCCGTCAGTATCTTTTACAACTCATGCATTTATAAAGAGGGTTTTGGCAGATTTAAGACTTcccaagtgaaaaaaaataaaggaataaactGAAGAgactaaaattaattttaaaaatatggcTTGAAAAGCTTTGCCTTTAGCCACTAgaacataataatgtttttttccaagtgcaaatgtctaaagatcctcaaataaagatgcatttacttggaaaacaaagaaactgatcaaaatgaagtgagaaAATGATTAAAACGAGAACAAATACCTGCAAATGCCTCAGAAAAATCAACTTCATTCGAAGTGAAACCCACTTCTCATTTCCCCACAGATATCTGCTCTCGTTTTAAGCATAACCTCACTTCATTCTGTTCAGTTATTCAGAAAACAACACATTATTTGCATCTCCTCTATCTCCATTTAAGCATgtttaaacaagacaaaaatactgaggaacaACATCATTTTTTGCAGTGCGTGCCAAGAATGAGCAGAGCTCTAATTCTCTTCATCTATATTCACACCATTGGTTTTGATTCACATCGACACACTGTAGGTCTTACTCTGGGACGATGCCATATCTGGAAATacaacatttctgaatattactGAACAGCGAGGCTAATTCTGTGAATGTCTGGTGATATAAGGTTACAGAACGCACTTACGGAGAGCAAACAGCAGGAAGACAAATATCAAGCCAGCCATCCCAATCTCAGGAAACTGGACACTTCTGGTAAACACAGACGCTTTTTACAAGTTTTCCCTCGAAACTTCAATTTGCAAACTGATTCAAACTGTTCTGAAGCACTCAAAACGCCACACTCTGGTCAGAACGGTGCATGCAACAAAAACCtgcataaaaaatacttttacaaggTTTAAAATCAAATCTATTAAATGCAAAATcaaagtgtgtgtatatagttttatatttgcTGTAAATGCCACTAGGCAACATTTCTAAAGgatgtattttaaaaaaggtttcaCCAGGAATAACCTTAAAAAATTaatcaacaattaaaaatattttataatgatgCGAGTTGGTTATGAGTTATGGGTTTTAGATAATGCTAATGCACTTTGAATCACTTGTttgaaataatatgaataatatgtgttattttattcatttgcGGGTCTTGTTTTATAGTTAATCAGGCCAAGAAGAGTctacttaaaatgtatgaatgtagaATCACAGATGTTGGTTTGGACAGGATTCGGAGCGTCTGCTTCGCTGGATAACGAGTCGTCCGATCCGAACGGACATCCTAAGAAACAGCTACAGGCCGCCCATCATCAGCTGGACAGAAACCTCGGTGAGAAACACTTTTCTGGTTCCTTGAGGAGTCGCAGCGGATCTGAACGTGTGTTTGTGTCGTGCAGATGAGATGTCGTTGGGTCTGGGGCGTCTGAAGAACCTGGGTCTGGGGCTGCAGGGCGAGATCGACGACCAGGACGTTTCTCTGGACGCTTTACTCAATAAGGTCGACACGATGGACGGCAAGATCAGCTCCACCAACCGGCAGCTCAGAAACCTCAAATAGAGACTCCCACAgtgatgatgtcatttcctggaGGCGTGGCCGAGGAGCTGAAAACACTCGTCAACTCAATTCTGCCTTTATATAATCATCAGAAAGATATCCAGCTGCCTTTAAGTTCATTGATGTCGATTGGTTCTCATTGCATTTCACTATTGTGAATGCAACccgtgaattattattttttctttttttcaggtatATATTGTGTTTCTGCTCCGTCTGTAAATCATTGTTCAAATGTTGTACTcttatgaatgaaaataaaataaagcgtTTTAATTTGATCGACAGTTTCACTGtattcagggtttctgcaggttttatgaaggttCGTTTACTGTGAGATTTAAGAGTAACTGAAGAAATTTgaagaattaaattaaaaggaATACAATGCATCATTACTCTCTAAATGTAAAGGTTAGCAACTTTTTAAAGTTTGAGAATAAtaactagttttattttagtatcattgagatagtattatatttttgttcatattttaaatgtttttattttatttctaaattttttttttaaatatctgtagtttttatttatttttatttcagttttagctattTATTTTCCTTGGTTAACTAGCTTaaattaatgtttctttttaaaacacattttatttccattcacaattattttatttcttgcaacttttttatttagtttaaattttccCAGAAAACAAGCTtaattttgcatctcaagtaacaggatgtttttttttttttttttcttcttttttttgctgtgtgtgtAACATTCAATGCCATAACTTAATACTTTCTCCTCTGATTTAGGAATTTTCCGAGGCCTTCATTTTTTGGAAGGGCAAATTAAAGTTTTTAAGACCCACAGAAACCATGCTTGgtacattcaaaataaataatagaaaaccTAAGTAGCATGTTTTTGCACATGCACCCTGTGATTCTTGAAATGCTATGTAAATATTAAAGTATATGAATTGTAGTACCATAGTATATGTCAAAGAACCATATTATTGATCTCTTACACCATTAGTGAACCACTACAGAACATTTTGAAAGTTGTAATTGTGAGATCAATCCACTAGATGGCGATAAatcactttattttgtttttgttttaacatacGGTAACTTGAGACATGAGGTGCGTCCCAACTCCTAAATCGCGTACTTATGGACTATTTTATGAGGTTTTGTagtataaataatgaaaaagtgcCTTTTAAATTTCCGGATGATGTACTTAAATAACCGGGGGGGGAAACAAAGTGTGGAATGTTGTACTTTctcaccagaaaaaaataataaaatcccaCAAATAACGAAAACATTTGGTAAACGTTCTCGAAAAACGTTTTGTGCACAGATGAAAGAGTGGAGTTTCTCCAGAGGTGCGCGCTTTCATTATCATTCTTTCGGACACAAAGCCCCTCATTAACGGCTGGCGGGAACAGCTGGTTTGCGCGGGAAACGGACAGTTGGGCGGCTGTTTTCACTGAGGTGAGTTTCGCGTTTATTATCTAATCAGCAGCTTTACTTAAGGTTTGGGGGTTTGTGGGAAGAATGTTTTCAATCTGTTcctgaaaagaaaaa
This genomic window from Carassius auratus strain Wakin chromosome 33, ASM336829v1, whole genome shotgun sequence contains:
- the LOC113052665 gene encoding synaptosomal-associated protein 29-like, coding for MSAYPKSHNPFAADDDDEEVSKPRRGFNFDDDPEESSLSPAERRQRQLQQEVMRTAQSAVDSSHRSLGLIYESEKVGAETAEELIRQGEALKRTEKMIDNMEQDMRTSQRHINTIKSVWGGMLNYFKGKPEPPKPAQREQPVCYEANSRLQNALTESKQQEDKYQASHPNLRKLDTSGFGASASLDNESSDPNGHPKKQLQAAHHQLDRNLDEMSLGLGRLKNLGLGLQGEIDDQDVSLDALLNKVDTMDGKISSTNRQLRNLK